In Desulfopila inferna, the DNA window TCTTGATATGTTTACGAAGACAACTTCTTCTCTTCCAGTTCACTCCAGCGGGTGTACATCTTCTCTATTTCTTCCTCGACCTTCTCCAACTCCTGCCAGTATCCCTGCAATTTTTGCGGATCAGCGGCAACCTTAGGTGAATTTATTTTCTCCTGCAGTTGCTTCTGCCGCCCTTCTTTCTCCTCTATTTTTCCCTCCATCCGCTCAAATTCCCTCTGGTCGAGATAGGATAGTTTTCCAGCCTTGCGCCGCTCCTGCCGAGGTTTCTCTTTCTCCGGTTTTAGCGCAGACTCCTGCTGTTTTCCCACTTGCTGCTCCTGCAGATAGGTGAGCCACTGCTGATAATCGGCAAAATAGGCGGTACCACCCTCTCCGTCAAAGCCGATTACACTGCCGCAGACGCGATCAAGCAGATAACGATCATGGGTTACCAGAACAAGAGCGCCGGGGAAATCCATCAGACTCTCCTCAAGCACATCGAGTGAGCCGATATCGAGATCATTGGTCGGCTCATCAAGAAGGAGAATATCAGCGGGCTGCAGCATCAGCGAGGCTATGAGAATACGGGCCTGTTCGCCGCCGGAGAGTTCTCCCACCGGGGTTTCCAGTTGATCGGGTCTGAAGAGGAAACGCTTGGCCCAGGAGACCACATGCACCGATCTTTCCCGAAAAACCACGGAATCCCCTTGAGGCGCCAGGGCTCGACGCAACGAAATCCCGGGATCAAGTGATTCTCTATTCTGCTCAAACGTCACAATTTTCACTTTCTCGGCAACTTTTATTTCTCCGCTGTCAAGTTTGACATCCTTTTGGTTGCCGGCCGCGGCGAGCGCCTCCATAAGCGTGGATTTTCCACAACCGTTACGCCCCAGCAAACCCAACCGGCTACCGGGAGACAGGAGAATATCGAGATTTTCAAAAAGAACCCGGTTGCCAAAAGATTTGCTCAGGCGCGTTGCCTCCAGCAACTTTTTGGTTTTTCGGCCTGTTCCTCCGAAATCTATACGCACATTGGAAGTCGAACGATTTCTGTCTCTAACCAGGGCAAGCTCGTCCTGCAGGCGGCCTGCCTCCTCTATCCGATAACGGGCTTTGGTGGCTCTAGCCTTAGGCCCCCGGCTCAACCATTCCGTCTCTCTCCGCATCTTATTGCTGAGACGTTCCTCCGCATCGAGCTGCTGCTCGAGAAAGAGTTCCCTCTTTTCAAGAAAAGAGCTGTAATTGCCATCCACCTGAAAGGAGCCTTGAGGATACACTGCAGAAAGCTCGACCATGCGCGTAGCACAGTTTTCGAGAAATTGCCGGTCATGACTGACGATCACAAAGGCCTCAGGGCCATTGACCAGCCCTCCGCCGATTATTTTTTCCAGCCAGAGAATTCCCTCAATATCGAGATGGTTGGTCGGCTCGTCAAGGACTACGACCTGAGGAGACGCCAGGAGAACGCGGCAAATGGCCAGTCTCTTCCTCCATCCTCCGGAAAGCAGCTTTACCGCCTGAGTATCATCGATAAATTCCGTTCTACTCAATATCGCCTGGACCCTGTTCTGTATTTCCGTCTCATCCATCCCGCTAGCCGAAAGAGACTGACAGAGATTATCGAAAACACTCTGCTCCTCATCAAAGATATCAGCCTGGGCCAGGTAGCCGACCAGAAGGTGTTTACTTTTGAGAATGACACCCTCATCGGGCTCTTCAAGACCGCTGAGTATTTTCAACAATGTGGATTTTCCGGAACCATTGGGTCCGATGAGCCCGATTCTCTCTCCACTGTTGACAACAAGATCAATTCCCTGAAAGAGTGTTTGGGCCCCAAAGGATTTGGACAGCGAGCGGCAGGTAAGAAGATTTGACATATGTTTAAATAGCGTTGCAGCTTTTTGGAATATTTATGAGTGCAGGTATACAACATAAGGATGTGCCGGGAATAAGCAGCACACATGCTGGTATTTTTTCCAGTCGAGACAGACTTCGTCGACACATAACAAGCCCGCTTCCTGAAAGTGCAGCAGCCCTTTTTGAGTTGATTTTTGAAATGCTTACGATTATAAATCGAACTGTTGCGTGAAGAGATCCCCGAGTTCGTTTCTTCTGCCCATGCTTCTGCCTATGTCCCAGGCAGACAACTGCAGACAGGTTTTTATACAATCTATTCAGACAAACTGCAATGAATGAACAATTCCACTTTATTATTGCCGGCGATCAACGCAGTCCCTTCTCCTTTCAAATTTCGAAGAAAAAGCTGATAATTTCCGCCATTGTCACTTTTTGTACTGCATGCGCCTTGCTTTTTACCGGTTTTTTTACCACAGGTGTTTTCGCCTATAACAAGATTCTGGTAAAAAGGATGGCCCTTTTCAAGGAAAAAATACACAATACAAAGGGAGCCAATTCCCGGTTGGAGAATAAGCTCGCCGAAGTGATTGCCCAAAATAAAGTAATGATTGAAGACCTTAAAACCAAGAACAATCTGTTAATTTCCAAGCTGGAGCTGGAAAACAACAGGAAAATCGCGGAACTGGAGAGGAAAAACCTGCAACAGGCGATGTCCTTCAAAGAAGAAAAAGATCGGCTTCTCTCCACCGCCGTCACTGAGCTGAACAACCGCAGTGAGTTTATAGAGACTATCATCAGCGACATCGGCATAAAGGTGACACCGAAAGATCAGGAAAAACAGGATAACAGCGGCGGTCCCTTCATTGCCGCGGAAAATGCGGTTTACGATGAACTGATTTACCGCACCGATCACTACCTCAAGACCATTCAAGCCCTGCCTTTAGGAACGCCGGTCATCGGCTCCGTTTCTTCCTGGTTCGGCAAGAGAAAGGACCCCCTGAACAGCAAAAATGCCTTTCATGAGGGCATAGACTTTCGCGGAAAAACTGGTGATCCGGTCATCGCCACGGCAGACGGTAAGGTTGTTTATGCAGGGGTTAACGGTGGCTACGGGAAATATGTCAGGATCGATCATGGTAACGGCTATACCACGTGTTTTGGCCATCTCGACAATTACCATGTCAAAAAAGGGGATTATGTCACTCGCGGTCAGACTATCGGACTTGTAGGAAATTCCGGCCGCTCAACCGGATCGCATCTGCATTATGAGATCAACCTCAAAGGCAGACCTGTCAATCCAGCGAAATTCATGAAGGTTGCAGACCTGAAATGCAAATTCAATAGCCCCATGGAGAAGTAAATATGTTTGGCAGCAAGAAAGAAGACATGGAAAAAGAGATGGAAAAAGTTGAAGGTGAAGCCATTTCATCCATTATTGACAGCAGTATGACCATCACCGGAGAGATTTCCTTCAAGGGAAAGACCAGAATCGACGGCGAAATCAACGGCAACATCAACGGAGAACATCTGGTTCTCAGCAAAGACGGTAAAGTACACGGCGATATCAAGGTTTCCTCGTTTATCTGCCAGGGTACCTTTACAGGCAACATTGAAACAAAACTGCTCACAGCCAAGAAAGGATCTTCAATCCATGGCAAAATCACAGCCGGCAGTTTGACCGTAGAACCCGGAGCCAGTATCGATGGTGAAATTAAAGCCGCAATCAAGGACCTGCATACCACTGGAAAACCCGCCAAAACCGAGCAGACCGAGATGACACAGAAGCTCCCGCAGGACAAAGCTGCGAGTATAAAGTAACATTCACCCTTGAGATCATTCTTTTTTCGTCATGGCATCCAAAGAAACCCAAATAGTTAATCTTCTCACCTGCCCGTTTTGCCACAATGATAAAGATTTTTTTGAAGTGGCCGAAGATGCCCTGATCACTACTTACTATGGCCAAAACGAGGACGGCAGCTTCACCGCCAATGACCAGAATTCGGAAATTTTAGGCAACGTCAAGCTATTCTGCGGCAGCTGCGGTGAAAATCTTGACGCCTTTCATGAACGATTCCGTGAAATGGTATTTTAAGCTGTATGTCCCGTGTAGTCTCAGGAAAAGCAGAACTCCTCGCCTGCTACCAAAGTTTGGGCAAGGGAGATGTGATCAAAGGCAGAATTCCTTTGAAACCCGGAGAAGAGCACCTGCTTCTTGACCTGACAGCGCGACAGGTCCACATGATTCCTTCCGCCACTTCACAGCTGGCTGGAAGATCAAAGGCTTTTCAGGCCAAAATCCTGGCGCAGTGGATGATTCCTCATACTACTGTCATC includes these proteins:
- a CDS encoding bactofilin family protein, with the translated sequence MFGSKKEDMEKEMEKVEGEAISSIIDSSMTITGEISFKGKTRIDGEINGNINGEHLVLSKDGKVHGDIKVSSFICQGTFTGNIETKLLTAKKGSSIHGKITAGSLTVEPGASIDGEIKAAIKDLHTTGKPAKTEQTEMTQKLPQDKAASIK
- a CDS encoding ABC-F family ATP-binding cassette domain-containing protein, coding for MSNLLTCRSLSKSFGAQTLFQGIDLVVNSGERIGLIGPNGSGKSTLLKILSGLEEPDEGVILKSKHLLVGYLAQADIFDEEQSVFDNLCQSLSASGMDETEIQNRVQAILSRTEFIDDTQAVKLLSGGWRKRLAICRVLLASPQVVVLDEPTNHLDIEGILWLEKIIGGGLVNGPEAFVIVSHDRQFLENCATRMVELSAVYPQGSFQVDGNYSSFLEKRELFLEQQLDAEERLSNKMRRETEWLSRGPKARATKARYRIEEAGRLQDELALVRDRNRSTSNVRIDFGGTGRKTKKLLEATRLSKSFGNRVLFENLDILLSPGSRLGLLGRNGCGKSTLMEALAAAGNQKDVKLDSGEIKVAEKVKIVTFEQNRESLDPGISLRRALAPQGDSVVFRERSVHVVSWAKRFLFRPDQLETPVGELSGGEQARILIASLMLQPADILLLDEPTNDLDIGSLDVLEESLMDFPGALVLVTHDRYLLDRVCGSVIGFDGEGGTAYFADYQQWLTYLQEQQVGKQQESALKPEKEKPRQERRKAGKLSYLDQREFERMEGKIEEKEGRQKQLQEKINSPKVAADPQKLQGYWQELEKVEEEIEKMYTRWSELEEKKLSS
- a CDS encoding M23 family metallopeptidase produces the protein MNEQFHFIIAGDQRSPFSFQISKKKLIISAIVTFCTACALLFTGFFTTGVFAYNKILVKRMALFKEKIHNTKGANSRLENKLAEVIAQNKVMIEDLKTKNNLLISKLELENNRKIAELERKNLQQAMSFKEEKDRLLSTAVTELNNRSEFIETIISDIGIKVTPKDQEKQDNSGGPFIAAENAVYDELIYRTDHYLKTIQALPLGTPVIGSVSSWFGKRKDPLNSKNAFHEGIDFRGKTGDPVIATADGKVVYAGVNGGYGKYVRIDHGNGYTTCFGHLDNYHVKKGDYVTRGQTIGLVGNSGRSTGSHLHYEINLKGRPVNPAKFMKVADLKCKFNSPMEK